TCAACCGCACGTCGCCGAAGACGCAATCGGCGTTGCTGGAGGCGCTGGAAGAAGGCAGCATCACGGTCGACGGGGTCACGCACGAGCTGCCGAAGCCGTTCATGGTGATGGCGACGCAAAACCCAATCGAATACGAAGGCACGTTTCCTTTGCCGGAAGCGCAATTGGATCGCTTTCTGCTGAAAATCAGCCTCGGCTATCCGGCTCTCCGCGACGAGATCGATATTTTGGCAAGACAAGAAAAAGGACATCCGATCGAAACGATCGGGCAGGTGCTCGATCTGGAAACGCTGCGCCGGCTGCAGGAAGCGGTCCGGAATGTGTATGTCGAACCGAGCATCCGCGAATACATCGTCAACATTGCGGTCGCCACGCGGGAACATCGCGACGTCTACCTGGGCGTGTCGCCGCGCGGTTCGATCGCGTTGCTGAAAGCGGCGATGGCGCTGGCGTTTACGCTCGGCAGGGACTATGTGGTGCCGGATGATGTGAAACGGTTGGTGCCGATTACGTTCGGTCATCGCATGATCCTGAAAAGCGAAGCCCGCTTGTCCGGCGTCACGGTCGATCAAGTGTTGCGCGACGTGATGCGCGGTGTATCTGTACCGATAGCGAGGGAGCGAAGATAGGTGCTGAAAAGGGCAAGCACGTTTGGGCTTTGGCTGGTGATTCTCGCGTCCGCCTATTCCTACGCGAAATTTCAGGGCGGTTACGCATCGTGGTTTCTGTTTTTTGCAACGGTTGTCATCGCTTTATACGTGTTCCTGACAAGCCGTTTCGCCGGTCGTAGGCTGGCGAGCGAAAGGCATGTGTCGGCAACGAAATTGACGGCGGGCGGCGAACTGGAAGTCGATCTGGATGTGCGGTCGCACTCCCGGTGGCCGTTGGTCTGGTTAGCGATCGAGGACCAGCTGCCGCAGCGATTGCTGGTGTGGGGGGCGGAAAGCAAGCGGATTTTTTTCCCGGGATTTGAAAAACGGGTTCGCATGCGGTACACGATTCCGAATCTGCAGCGGGGAAAATACGTTTTGCAGGATACGGTTTTGCGAACCGGGGATCTGTTCGGGTTCTGCCGGAAACAGGTCGTGCATCGGCGAGCGGATGAGGTGACCGTCTATCCGAAGGTGGTTCCGATCCGCTCCTGGCACACGGTGAATCCGTTCAATGCCGGCATGTCGTTCTCCCAGAACCGGATGGCGGAGGATACGACCAACGTGCTGGGGGTGCGCGATTATGTGCCGGGCGACCGGCTGTCCCGCATTCATTGGCGGGCGACCTCCCGGACAGGTGCGATCAAGTCGAAAGAGTTTGAGCTGCATGTGACGAACGAGCTGATGTTTTTTCTCAACCGCAACAAAGCGGATTACGCGGCCGGCGGGGCGTCCGTGTTTGAAACGGCGGTGACCGCAACCGCCTCGCTGATCCGCTACGGACTGGAGAAAAAATATGCGGTCGGCCTGGTTTCCTACGGATGGGAACGAATGGTGCTGCCGCTGTCCCGCAGCCAGGAACATTTTGTCAGAATTATGGACCATTTGGCGCTGGTGCAGCCGGATTCCGCCCTGCCGTTTAAGGAAACAGTCTTGCAGGAAGTGAACTATCTGCCGCGCGGCTGCACGACCGTCATGGTTTCACCGGTGCTGAACGCAGAAATGGTAAGCCTGATCAGTTTTCTTGACTATCGGAAGATCAAGACCGAATTTTTCCTGCTCAAGAATGTGGCGATGATTTCCGCGGAAGAACGGCAGTGGATCGGAAAATTGGCCTTGTTCGGCGTGCACGTCCATCTGGCGGGCAGCGAACAAGAGCTGCAGGAAGCGGTAAGGGGGCCGGTGGCGCATGCGGCATACAACTAGATGGATCACAGGCACCTGGACGAGGGACTGGCTGCTGACAACCGCTTTATTCGTCTGGTTGTACCAACTGTTGTCCCCGCTTGGAAAGGCGGGCGGGGTGCCTGACATGTTCGGATTTTATCTGTTTGTCGGGCTGTGTCTGCTGTTTGACCTTTTGCTCCCCTGGCGGAGTGCCAGAATCGGTCTGAAACTGGCTGCCGTATTTGCGTTCATGCACCACTTTTATTACACCGGCTCACCGGTCTGGCGGCCGAACTGGCTGCTCGATGTGTTGCGAACGGCCGCCGACGGAGCGTGGCTGGCGTTGCAGCAGAAACTCGCGCAGGTGCCGGAGAATTCGCAAACCTTGTATTTCCTCCTGTTTCTCTGGCTGACCGCGTCGGTGTACCGCAATGCGCTGCAGAGCCGGGGCTGGCTGTTCGTGCTGCTGTTCATCGGCGAAGTGGTGATCGGCGTGATTGACACATTTTTTCCGCCCGACGCGTCCGGCTTTGTGGTTCGCTACTTCCTGATCGGGTTTCTGCTGCTGTCGCTGTCACAGCTTCCCGAATTGGAAAAATGGCTGCGGGTCTCCGAGCGAATGCGCGGGTGGCCGCTCAAATGGATCGCCTGGACGCTGGCCGTCACACTGGCCGCTGTCGGCAGCGGCATGGCCGCTCCCAAATATCCGCCGGCCTGGCCGGATCCGGTCTCGTTCCTCGAGAGCAAAACGTCGCGCGAAAATCACAGCGGACCGAAGAAGATCGGCTACGGAGCGGATGACAATCACTTGGGCGGTCCGTATGTGATGGACGATACGGTGGCGTTTACCGTCATTACCAATCAGTCCGGCTACTACCGCGGCGAGTCGAAGCTGATTTATACAGGTAAAGGGTGGTTGAACGGCTCAGGAGGCGGGTTTTCGCTGGATGATTTCGATTTCGCACGCGCGGCGAACCGCTTCCGAAATGGGTACGCTTTGAACGAGCACATCAAGACCAAAACGGTGGAGCAGGAGATCCGGGTGGAGAACGGACAGTACAGTACGCTGTTCGGACAGTATCAGGCGATGCAGGTTCAAGCAATGCCAGATGCGGGGAGCGGTCCCGAGTTCGCTTCGTTTTTCCCGATAGACTGGCGGCTTTCCGGTAATTTGCGGGCTGGGCAGACGTACAAGGTGGTGTCCCAGGTACCCTATTACGATCTGGATGGAGTTCGCCAGCGAGAAAGGACGGCAGGGCCGCTGCCCAACTTGCCTGAGCTGCTGCAGTTGCCGCCCAATCTGCCGCCCCGTGTCCATAATCTGGCCCTGCAAATCACGGCGGGCAAGGCGGGCGATTATGAAAAAGCGAAAGCGATCGAGCAGTACCTGCGCACCAATTATATGTACGAAACGCAGGATATCCCCTTCCCGGCTGACGACCAGGATTTTGTCGATCAGTTCCTGTTTGAAAGCAGGAAGGGATATTGCGACCATTTCTCCTCTGCGATGGTGGTGTTGGCCCGGGCGGCCGGGTTGCCGGCCCGCTGGGTGAAAGGATTCACGGAGGGCGAGCAGGACCCGATGTTCTCTGCAACGGACGGCCGGAAAAAATATGTCGTTCGCAACCGCAACGCCCACTCCTGGGCGGAAGTGTACATTCCGGGAACCGGCTGGCTGCCGTTTGAGCCGACGGCCGGTTTTTCGCAGCCTGTGGTGATGCAGGACCTGCCGGTTGCCGTGCCAAATACGCAGGCGGCAACGCCGCAGCAACCGGAACGCACGCAGAGGCCGGAAGTGCAGGACACCAGCGTCGACGTGTCGCATGAAATCGACTGGCAAACCGTCGGTACAGTCACTCTGTGGATCGCGGTGGTCTTGTTGGCGATCGGGTTTCTTTTCCGCAGGCGGTTGCTGGCAGCGTTTTATGTGCGGCACTTCGCGCGAAAAGAGGCCGATGAGAACTCACAGATCGTTGTCGCGATCGAACGGCTGCTGCGAGTGCTGCAGCGGTTCGGCTGGAAGCGGGAGCCCGATGTGACTGTGAGGGAGTTCGGGGCGGAATTGGCGGACAGCGGCTACAAAGGAAGCGAATGGGTGATGCTGGCGCGGATTTTTGAGCGGGTGCGCTACGGAAACAAGCGGCTGCCGAAAAAGGAAATTGGAGAATTGCGAGAATTGTGGGGACGGATCGTTCGGAAGATAGGGCGAACGAAGAAACGTTGACTTGGCTTGAATGTTCGCGTAAAATGATGTCGAAAACTGGCTCGTATAATTTCGGGAATAGGGCCCGAAAGTTTCTACCAGGTCACCGTAAATGACCTGACTACGAGGCGGCTGTTCGTACATAAAAGCCCAGCCATTCCGCGGTTGCAGGGGCGGGTTATTGGCGAGATGTACAACACCGGATGCCTCGTATGCGCCATTGAATCTTCGTGAATCCTAGTGAAGAGCGAGGCGGGCAACTGGTGTTTTTTATTTTGGCTGAGGGGTTGAGAGCGAACGTTATGAAACCGCATGAATCTGTTGTCGTACTGGATTTTGGCGGGCAGTACAACCAGTTGATCACCCGCCGGATTCGCGAACTGAACGTGTATTCGGAATTGTTGCCGCCGACTGTGACGGCCGAACAGTTGAAACAGATGGATCTGAAAGGGATCGTATTTTCCGGCGGGCCGAATTCGGTGTATGCGGAGGGAGCGCCGAAAGTCGATCCGGCCATTTTTGAGCTGGGGATTCCGATTCTCGGCATCTGCTACGGGATGCAGCTGATCGCCTATCACTTTAACGCAAAAGTGGAGCGGGCAGCCGTTCGCGAGTATGGAAAAGCGATCATGCACGTACAGTCTGATGCTGTTTTATATAAAAGGCAGCCGCGGGAACAGCAGGTTTGGATGAGCCACAGCGACCTGGTGCTGGCGCCGCCTGCCGGGTTTCAGGTGGATGCGTCCACCCAGCATGCACCGGTAGCGGCGATGAGTGCGCCCGATCGCAAACTGTACGCGGTACAGTTCCATCCGGAAGTGAATCACTCGATCCACGGCATGGACATACTGAGAAATTTCCTGTACGAAGTATGCGGCTGCCAAGGATTGTGGACGATGGGCTCGTATGTGGACGAAGCGATCGCAGACATTCGGGCGACCGTCCGTGACAAAAGGGTGTTGTGCGCGCTGTCCGGCGGCGTTGACTCGTCGGTGGCGGCCGTGTTGGTGCACCGGGCGATCGGCGACAATCTGACCTGCATGTTTGTCGATCACGGTCTGCTGCGCAAGAACGAAGCGGACCTGGTGATGCAGACGTTCGCCCAGGAATTCAAAATGAACGTCGTCAAAATCGACGCGCGGGAACGGTTCCTGCGGCGGCTGGCGGGCGTCACCGACCCGGAGCGCAAGCGCAAGATCATCGGCGAAGAGTTCATCCGCGTGTTTGAAGAAGAATCGAAGAAGCTGGGCCACTTTGATTTTCTGGCACAGGGGACGCTTTACACAGACATTATCGAAAGCGGTACGGCGACCGCCGCAACGATCAAGTCTCACCACAATGTGGGCGGTTTGCCGGAGGATATGCAATTTGAACTGGTGGAACCGCTGAAATCGCTGTTCAAAGACGAAGTGCGGGCGCTCGGCACCGAACTGGGAATCGCCGACGAGATCGTCTGGCGTCAGCCGTTTCCCGGTCCCGGATTGGCGATCCGGATTATCGGCGAAGTGACGGAGGACAAGCTTGAACTGTTGAAAGAAGCCGATTGGGTGGTCCGTGACGAAATCAAACGGGCCGGCTTGGATCGGGAGATCTGGCAGTATTTTGCCGTGCTGCCGGATATCAAGAGCGTCGGGGTGATGGGGGACGAACGCACCTACGCCTATACGATCGGCATTCGCGCCGTCACTTCCAGAGACGGAATGACTGCCGATTGGGCACGGATTCCGTATGAGGTGCTGGAAAGGCTGTCGACCCGCCTGGTCAATGAAGTGCCGAATGTCAACCGGGTCGTATATGACATTACTTCGAAACCGCCGGCGACGATTGAATGGGAGTAAAAGGAGGCGCAGAGCTTATGATGGAACGTCTTTTCCAACTGCGGGAGCACGGGACCAACATCCGAACCGAACTGATTGCCGGGGTCACCACGTATGTCACGATGGCCTATATCCTGTTTTTGAATCCATTGATTCTGTCCGCCACCGGCATGGACAAAAATGCGGTGTTTTTCGCCACGGCAGTCGGTTCGGCGCTGGTCACGCTGATGATGGGGCTGTTCGTCAACTTCCCGGTGGCACTGGCACCGGGCATGGGGTTGAACGCCTATTTTGCGGTCGTGGCGGCGCAACAGGGCGGTGTGGTGTCCTGGCAAGTGGCTTTGGGTGCGGTGTTTGTATCGGGGCTGATTCTGATTTTGCTGACCGTGTCCCGGATCCGGCAGCTGCTGGTGGTGGCAGTGCCGGATTCGCTCAAGTACGCGATTACGGTCGGGATCGGGTTGTTTATTACGATCATTGGGCTGAAACTGGGGGAAATCACGAACATCGTATACCTGGGAGGGCCGTCGGCCGGGGCGGTTGCCAAGGGCACGCCGGTCACGTTGAAATTTTTCGAGTGGAACCTGACAATCGCCCATTTTGTGGAAAATAAGGTGGCGCTGCTGACGCTGATCGGCTTGGTAATCACGGCCATTCTCGCGGTGGCGCGGGTAACGGGCGCTTTGCTGATCGGGATTTTGCTGACGACGCTGATCGGGATTCCGATGGGTGTTACCAATACGGAAGCGTTTTTCAAAACGCCCTGGATTCCGAACTTTTCGCAGTTGTATATCGGCAGCCTGGATATTAAAGGCGCCTTGACCGGCGGATTTTTCGAGATCGTGTTGGTGTTTACGTTCGTCGCTTTGTTTGACACGTTCGGCACGCTGATTGGCACGGCGGATAAAGCGGGCCTGTTGCATCGTCCCGATTCGGAGCAAAAAATCGGCCGGGCGATGGCAGTCGATGCGACCGGCGTATCGCTCGGGGCGCTTTTGGGCACGTCCACCATTACCGCGTACATTGAGAGCGCTTCCGGGATCGCGGCGGGAGGCCGGACAGGGCTCACCTCCGTGACGACGGCCATCCTGTTCCTGCTGTCGGTGTTCCTGTTGGGACCGCTCGTGGCGATCATTCCGGATGCGGCCACCGCACCGGTGCTGGTGATCGTCGGCGTGATGATGATGAGCGCCGTGAAAAAGATTGATTTTGATGAACTGGGGACGGCGATTCCGGCGTTTCTGACGATCGTCATGATGCCGTTCACCTATTCGATTGCCAACGGGATCGGCGCCGGCATTGTGTTCTACGTGGTGTTGAACGCGTTCCGCAACCTGTTCACAAAAGAGAAAGTGAAGATCCACTGGTTGATGTGGACGCTCGCAGTATTGATCGTATTGCGGTATATCTTTATTACCGAGTAGCGGACGGCCTGTTCTAGGCCGGTTGACGGTTCGGCTTTGTGCGCCGGACCGTTTTTTTTTGATGACCAAGCCGGTTTTCGTGATGCTCGCGCGACATGGTGTATAATACTGTCAAAAGGGAGGTGCGCGGGATGAGCATGCCGAAATTGGAACCGGAACGCAAATATTCCTACAGCGACTACTTGAAGTGGGATGACGGCGAACGCTGGGAACTGATCGACGGGATTCCCTACAACATGACGCCGGCGCCGGCGGAAAAGCATCAGCGGATTCTGGGGGAACTGGTCACTGAATTTGCAACGTATCTCAGGGGCAAGACCTGCCGGGTGTACGTGGCCCCGTTTGATGTCCGCCTGTCGGAAGCGGACGATGACGACCAGACCTATAACGTGGTGCAGCCGGATCTGGTGGTGATTTGCGACCGGAACAAAATCGACGAACGGGGATGCAAGGGGGCGCCCGATCTGGTCGTTGAAATTTTGTCACCGGGATATGCGGCCAAGCGGGACAAACTGCACAAGTTTCACCTGTATCAAAAATATGGGGTGAAGGAATACTGGATCGTCGATCCCTTGCATGAAAATGTGGACGTTTACCGGCTGGAAAACGGAAAATACGGCGAGCGGCAAGTGTATACGAAAGAGGAGCGGGTGCCGGTCGGCATCTTTGAGGATTTTGCAATCGACTTGCAGATTGTGTTTGCGGGCGGGGAAGCGGAGTAGGCTTCCTTTTTTGATCAAGAATGATCAACTCGGCTTTGCCCGCATGGACGCGGGCG
The sequence above is a segment of the Effusibacillus pohliae DSM 22757 genome. Coding sequences within it:
- a CDS encoding AAA family ATPase, whose amino-acid sequence is MRLAEEQPLVDSNYDQPHALLRQVAENVEQVIVGKSDAVHLCLVALLSEGHVLLEDVPGVGKTMLVRALAKSLGCSFKRIQFTPDLLPSDVTGVSIYNQKTLEFEFRPGPVMAHIVLADEINRTSPKTQSALLEALEEGSITVDGVTHELPKPFMVMATQNPIEYEGTFPLPEAQLDRFLLKISLGYPALRDEIDILARQEKGHPIETIGQVLDLETLRRLQEAVRNVYVEPSIREYIVNIAVATREHRDVYLGVSPRGSIALLKAAMALAFTLGRDYVVPDDVKRLVPITFGHRMILKSEARLSGVTVDQVLRDVMRGVSVPIARERR
- a CDS encoding DUF58 domain-containing protein gives rise to the protein MLKRASTFGLWLVILASAYSYAKFQGGYASWFLFFATVVIALYVFLTSRFAGRRLASERHVSATKLTAGGELEVDLDVRSHSRWPLVWLAIEDQLPQRLLVWGAESKRIFFPGFEKRVRMRYTIPNLQRGKYVLQDTVLRTGDLFGFCRKQVVHRRADEVTVYPKVVPIRSWHTVNPFNAGMSFSQNRMAEDTTNVLGVRDYVPGDRLSRIHWRATSRTGAIKSKEFELHVTNELMFFLNRNKADYAAGGASVFETAVTATASLIRYGLEKKYAVGLVSYGWERMVLPLSRSQEHFVRIMDHLALVQPDSALPFKETVLQEVNYLPRGCTTVMVSPVLNAEMVSLISFLDYRKIKTEFFLLKNVAMISAEERQWIGKLALFGVHVHLAGSEQELQEAVRGPVAHAAYN
- a CDS encoding DUF4129 domain-containing transglutaminase family protein, with translation MRHTTRWITGTWTRDWLLTTALFVWLYQLLSPLGKAGGVPDMFGFYLFVGLCLLFDLLLPWRSARIGLKLAAVFAFMHHFYYTGSPVWRPNWLLDVLRTAADGAWLALQQKLAQVPENSQTLYFLLFLWLTASVYRNALQSRGWLFVLLFIGEVVIGVIDTFFPPDASGFVVRYFLIGFLLLSLSQLPELEKWLRVSERMRGWPLKWIAWTLAVTLAAVGSGMAAPKYPPAWPDPVSFLESKTSRENHSGPKKIGYGADDNHLGGPYVMDDTVAFTVITNQSGYYRGESKLIYTGKGWLNGSGGGFSLDDFDFARAANRFRNGYALNEHIKTKTVEQEIRVENGQYSTLFGQYQAMQVQAMPDAGSGPEFASFFPIDWRLSGNLRAGQTYKVVSQVPYYDLDGVRQRERTAGPLPNLPELLQLPPNLPPRVHNLALQITAGKAGDYEKAKAIEQYLRTNYMYETQDIPFPADDQDFVDQFLFESRKGYCDHFSSAMVVLARAAGLPARWVKGFTEGEQDPMFSATDGRKKYVVRNRNAHSWAEVYIPGTGWLPFEPTAGFSQPVVMQDLPVAVPNTQAATPQQPERTQRPEVQDTSVDVSHEIDWQTVGTVTLWIAVVLLAIGFLFRRRLLAAFYVRHFARKEADENSQIVVAIERLLRVLQRFGWKREPDVTVREFGAELADSGYKGSEWVMLARIFERVRYGNKRLPKKEIGELRELWGRIVRKIGRTKKR
- the guaA gene encoding glutamine-hydrolyzing GMP synthase, with protein sequence MKPHESVVVLDFGGQYNQLITRRIRELNVYSELLPPTVTAEQLKQMDLKGIVFSGGPNSVYAEGAPKVDPAIFELGIPILGICYGMQLIAYHFNAKVERAAVREYGKAIMHVQSDAVLYKRQPREQQVWMSHSDLVLAPPAGFQVDASTQHAPVAAMSAPDRKLYAVQFHPEVNHSIHGMDILRNFLYEVCGCQGLWTMGSYVDEAIADIRATVRDKRVLCALSGGVDSSVAAVLVHRAIGDNLTCMFVDHGLLRKNEADLVMQTFAQEFKMNVVKIDARERFLRRLAGVTDPERKRKIIGEEFIRVFEEESKKLGHFDFLAQGTLYTDIIESGTATAATIKSHHNVGGLPEDMQFELVEPLKSLFKDEVRALGTELGIADEIVWRQPFPGPGLAIRIIGEVTEDKLELLKEADWVVRDEIKRAGLDREIWQYFAVLPDIKSVGVMGDERTYAYTIGIRAVTSRDGMTADWARIPYEVLERLSTRLVNEVPNVNRVVYDITSKPPATIEWE
- a CDS encoding NCS2 family permease; protein product: MERLFQLREHGTNIRTELIAGVTTYVTMAYILFLNPLILSATGMDKNAVFFATAVGSALVTLMMGLFVNFPVALAPGMGLNAYFAVVAAQQGGVVSWQVALGAVFVSGLILILLTVSRIRQLLVVAVPDSLKYAITVGIGLFITIIGLKLGEITNIVYLGGPSAGAVAKGTPVTLKFFEWNLTIAHFVENKVALLTLIGLVITAILAVARVTGALLIGILLTTLIGIPMGVTNTEAFFKTPWIPNFSQLYIGSLDIKGALTGGFFEIVLVFTFVALFDTFGTLIGTADKAGLLHRPDSEQKIGRAMAVDATGVSLGALLGTSTITAYIESASGIAAGGRTGLTSVTTAILFLLSVFLLGPLVAIIPDAATAPVLVIVGVMMMSAVKKIDFDELGTAIPAFLTIVMMPFTYSIANGIGAGIVFYVVLNAFRNLFTKEKVKIHWLMWTLAVLIVLRYIFITE
- a CDS encoding Uma2 family endonuclease, whose translation is MSMPKLEPERKYSYSDYLKWDDGERWELIDGIPYNMTPAPAEKHQRILGELVTEFATYLRGKTCRVYVAPFDVRLSEADDDDQTYNVVQPDLVVICDRNKIDERGCKGAPDLVVEILSPGYAAKRDKLHKFHLYQKYGVKEYWIVDPLHENVDVYRLENGKYGERQVYTKEERVPVGIFEDFAIDLQIVFAGGEAE